From the genome of Chloroflexi bacterium ADurb.Bin180:
CCCTGGCCGGATTCGTGCTGGGTGGCTTGGGCGGTGCGGTGGCGGTGACTCCAGACCCGCTATGGCGAACTCCCGGGGTGATGGGCCTCATCTCCAACCTGACGCCCCATGCCCATGCGCTGGACGGGTTCTACCGCTTGATGGCGGAGAAGCAAAGCCTGACGCAGGTGCTGCCGCAGGTGGGGATCTTGCTGCTGTTCGCGGCGGTGTTCTTTGCCGTGGCGGTACGCCGGTTCAAGTTCGAGTGACGTCGGCAGGGCGCCAACGTCAGGCAAGCTCGCGCATGCAGACAGTTTGACGGATTTGCGGTTCCCTGCTATTGTATGGTCAGTCCGCCGCGGTATGGCGAACGAATGGATTCTGACAACTAGATAACGGTAGTTCTAGCAGGCGCTCTGCCGCCGCTGCCATAGCGCTCCGACCCAAAGGCTCCCACGAGGAGGCGAGGGCGTTGGGCGCGGGGAGCGATCCCCGCACCTGCCGTGCTTGCAAAGGAGACTCGTCGCTCTTCCCTGTAGAAGAGAGACGTGGTCTCCTTTTTGTTTTGGGCGTAAATAGCGTCTCAGAGGAGGTGCTTGAGAACTGAACTGGCCGAGAAGCGTCCGTGTGTCACGTCGCAATACTCATAAGGAGATGAAAGCAATGACGTATGTCACAGAAAGGATGAAGGAGCTGCAGGAGCAGCTGCTCCAGGGCAAGCTTAGCCGCCGCGAGTTTATGCGCGGCGCGATGCTGCTTGGCCTGTCCGTTGGCGCCGCCGAGGCGCTGGCGGCCTGCGCCCCCAAGCTGGCGCCTACCGCAGTGCCTCCGACCAAGATACCTCCCACCAAGGTCCCGCCGACAGCGGTGGCACCCACCGAGGTACCTACGCCTACCGAGGCCCCGGCTGCGCCCGAAGCTCAGCAGGTAGTGATGGATAAGGACTGGCAGCTGGTGATCGACTATGACAAGTGCAGCGGCTGCCGCACCTGCGAGCTCGAGTGCGCCAAGCGTCACTACGGCGTAATCAATCCGGCGCTGGCGAACATCACCATCTACAAGGTGTATCCCGGCATTGATATCGCGATGTACTGCCGCAACTGCTGGACCAGACCTTGCATCGACGCCTGCCCTACCACGCCAAAGGCAATCACGATCAGCGAGATCAGTGGTGCCTGCAAGGTTGATGCCAAGGTGTGCATCAAGTGCTTCAAGTGCGAGGAGGCCTGCATACAGCAGCATCTTCGCTTCCACCCTACCGAACAATACCCGCTGATGTGTGACCTGTGCGACCTGGACCCGGCCTGCGTGGCGGCCTGCCCAGACAAGGCCCTGAGCGTCGTGCCGCCCTCCGTCGCGCCTGACACATGGGCCCAACCACTCGAAGAAGTCGTGGAGCAGCGCAAGGAAAAGCTCGGCCTGCTCAAGTATATGGAGGCGTGACCCGATGGCAGACACATTGTTTGGATATGCTGGCAAGATCCTCGAAGTAGACCTGACCACACACAGCACCAAGACAGTCGAGGTTACTCCCGACCTGGCCAAGAAGTACCTG
Proteins encoded in this window:
- the padI gene encoding NADH-dependent phenylglyoxylate dehydrogenase subunit beta, giving the protein MTYVTERMKELQEQLLQGKLSRREFMRGAMLLGLSVGAAEALAACAPKLAPTAVPPTKIPPTKVPPTAVAPTEVPTPTEAPAAPEAQQVVMDKDWQLVIDYDKCSGCRTCELECAKRHYGVINPALANITIYKVYPGIDIAMYCRNCWTRPCIDACPTTPKAITISEISGACKVDAKVCIKCFKCEEACIQQHLRFHPTEQYPLMCDLCDLDPACVAACPDKALSVVPPSVAPDTWAQPLEEVVEQRKEKLGLLKYMEA